One Cedecea neteri DNA segment encodes these proteins:
- a CDS encoding ABC transporter permease, giving the protein MSKALSLKVGASGRQQFFDFLYKWGMLLTVVALVALFGIASDSFLEPNNIINILRSIAIVTVIAIGVSISLTVGGFDLSVGSTASLANALVISLFVWHGFGTTEAILITLVLCTLVGLFNAFLIVVLKIPDMLATLASLFVIQGVAMTYSYGGSITENMVLPSGDMAEGTIPAAFGLLGQVPTIVIIMLVVTLVAQLALSLTKHGRRMYAIGGNPEAARLSGIRTTRYRVAAYVLASLLAGLGGILLASRIGSSQVNAGGGYLMDAVAAAWIGFSLAGSGKPNALGTLVGAVILGVLQNGLVMLSVPYYAMDIIKGLVLAAALAITYIQRR; this is encoded by the coding sequence GTGAGCAAAGCATTATCCCTTAAGGTCGGCGCGTCCGGCCGCCAGCAGTTTTTTGACTTTCTCTACAAATGGGGGATGTTGCTCACCGTGGTGGCCCTGGTGGCGCTGTTCGGCATCGCGTCCGACAGTTTCCTTGAGCCGAATAACATCATCAATATTCTGCGCTCCATCGCCATCGTGACGGTGATTGCCATCGGCGTGTCTATCTCTCTCACCGTAGGCGGATTTGATTTGTCCGTCGGCTCGACCGCCTCGCTGGCAAACGCGCTGGTTATTTCGCTGTTCGTCTGGCACGGCTTCGGCACCACCGAAGCGATTCTTATCACCCTGGTGCTGTGCACGCTGGTCGGGCTGTTCAACGCCTTCCTGATCGTGGTGCTTAAAATTCCCGACATGCTCGCTACGCTGGCCAGCCTGTTTGTGATTCAGGGCGTGGCGATGACCTACAGCTACGGCGGCTCGATCACCGAAAACATGGTACTGCCGAGCGGCGACATGGCGGAAGGGACGATTCCGGCCGCCTTTGGCCTGCTCGGGCAGGTGCCGACCATCGTCATCATCATGCTGGTAGTCACGCTGGTCGCACAGCTCGCGCTCTCTCTGACCAAACATGGCCGCCGGATGTACGCTATCGGCGGTAACCCGGAGGCGGCTCGCCTGTCCGGCATTCGCACTACCCGTTACCGCGTGGCGGCCTACGTGCTGGCCTCGCTGCTGGCAGGTTTGGGCGGTATTCTGCTGGCCTCACGTATTGGCTCTTCACAGGTCAACGCCGGCGGCGGCTACCTGATGGATGCCGTGGCCGCCGCCTGGATTGGTTTCTCTCTGGCAGGTTCCGGTAAACCTAACGCGCTCGGCACGCTGGTGGGCGCGGTGATTCTGGGCGTGCTGCAAAACGGGCTGGTGATGCTCTCCGTGCCGTATTACGCGATGGACATTATTAAAGGCCTGGTGCTGGCTGCCGCGCTGGCGATTACTTACATACAACGACGCTAA
- the mtnK gene encoding S-methyl-5-thioribose kinase: protein MSHYRTFTAADAVAYAQQFGGLQTPSELVEAQEVGDGNLNLVFKIFDTQGVSRTIVKQALPYVRCVGESWPLTLDRARLEAQTLVEHYQHSPEHTVNVVHYDPELAVMVMEDLSSHRIWRGELVKGVYYPQAASQLGEYLAKALFHTSDFYLHPHDKKALVARFINPEMCEITEDLFFNDPYQIHERNNYPAALEQQVAGLRSDSDLKLAVALLKHKFFSSAEALLHGDIHSGSIFVAEGSLKAIDAEFGYVGPVGFDLGTAIGNLLLNYCALPGHFGPRDAASHREQRLKDIQELWLSFSERFTALAREKTRDAALATEGYVQHYLQKVWVDAVGFCGTELIRRSVGLSHVVDLESIEDEATRLACVSHAIELGKFLILIAGQVDSVDEFIARVRQKG from the coding sequence ATGTCGCACTACCGCACTTTTACCGCCGCTGACGCAGTGGCCTATGCTCAACAGTTTGGCGGGCTGCAGACGCCGTCTGAGCTGGTGGAGGCGCAGGAAGTGGGCGATGGCAACCTCAATCTGGTGTTTAAAATCTTTGATACTCAGGGCGTCAGCCGAACTATCGTGAAGCAGGCGCTGCCGTATGTACGCTGCGTGGGGGAGTCCTGGCCGCTGACCCTGGACCGTGCTCGCCTTGAGGCGCAGACGCTGGTGGAACACTACCAGCACAGCCCGGAGCATACGGTCAACGTGGTGCATTACGACCCGGAGCTGGCGGTGATGGTGATGGAAGATCTCTCCAGCCATCGCATCTGGCGCGGCGAGCTGGTGAAGGGCGTTTATTATCCTCAGGCGGCCAGCCAGCTTGGGGAATATCTGGCCAAAGCGCTGTTCCACACGTCAGATTTTTATCTGCACCCGCACGATAAGAAGGCGCTGGTTGCCCGCTTTATCAACCCGGAAATGTGTGAAATCACCGAAGATCTGTTCTTTAACGATCCGTATCAGATCCACGAGCGAAATAACTACCCGGCCGCGCTGGAACAACAGGTTGCCGGGCTGCGAAGCGACAGCGACCTGAAGCTGGCCGTGGCGTTGCTGAAGCATAAATTCTTCTCAAGCGCGGAAGCGCTGCTGCACGGCGATATCCATAGCGGGTCGATTTTCGTCGCGGAAGGCAGCCTGAAAGCTATCGACGCTGAATTTGGCTACGTGGGCCCGGTCGGATTTGATCTCGGGACCGCTATCGGCAACTTGTTGCTGAACTACTGCGCGCTGCCGGGGCATTTTGGTCCGAGGGATGCCGCCAGCCATCGAGAACAGCGTCTGAAAGATATTCAGGAACTGTGGCTGAGCTTCTCTGAGCGCTTTACGGCGCTTGCCCGCGAGAAAACACGCGACGCCGCACTGGCAACGGAAGGCTACGTTCAGCACTACCTGCAAAAAGTGTGGGTTGATGCGGTGGGCTTCTGCGGCACTGAGTTGATTCGCCGTTCTGTGGGGTTGTCTCACGTCGTCGATCTGGAAAGTATCGAAGATGAGGCCACTCGTTTGGCCTGCGTCAGCCACGCGATTGAGCTGGGCAAGTTCCTGATTCTGATCGCCGGGCAGGTGGATTCGGTGGATGAGTTTATTGCCAGGGTTCGTCAGAAGGGGTGA
- the mtnA gene encoding S-methyl-5-thioribose-1-phosphate isomerase yields MHNLKTTSLEVRDNQLWILDQQALPQQKNWLPAHTVSQLVAHIHALSVRGAPLIGLSASLLLALLAEQGLTKAQLAEALETLRASRPTAVNLMNNLDRMKQALAQENVVAALEEEALRLVAEDKVLCDNIARAGAALVKPGSRLLTHCNTGGLATAGVGTALGVIQRAFNEGNVASVWVDETRPLLQGGRLTAWELGELGIPYQLICDSMAASLMAKKQVDAIWVGADRIAANGDVANKIGTYSLAVLAHYHSIPFYVAAPHTTLDRNCPNGEAIPIEQRAAREVTGVAGSFGSVQWAPENASVYNPAFDVTPAELISGWILDTGVVTPEQVRDGVFLPKK; encoded by the coding sequence ATGCATAATTTAAAAACCACCAGCCTTGAAGTGCGTGATAACCAGCTTTGGATCCTTGATCAACAGGCGCTACCGCAGCAGAAAAACTGGCTCCCGGCGCACACCGTGTCGCAGTTAGTCGCCCATATTCACGCCCTTAGCGTGCGTGGCGCGCCGCTGATCGGCCTTTCCGCCAGCCTGCTGCTGGCGCTGCTGGCAGAGCAAGGGCTAACAAAAGCTCAGCTCGCTGAAGCGCTGGAAACCCTGCGGGCGTCCCGCCCGACGGCGGTGAACCTGATGAATAACCTCGACCGCATGAAGCAGGCGCTGGCCCAGGAAAACGTTGTGGCTGCTCTCGAAGAAGAAGCGCTGCGGCTGGTGGCGGAAGATAAAGTGCTGTGCGATAACATCGCTCGTGCCGGAGCAGCGCTGGTTAAGCCCGGTAGCCGCCTGCTGACCCACTGCAATACCGGTGGGCTGGCTACCGCAGGCGTCGGCACCGCGCTGGGCGTTATCCAGCGAGCATTTAACGAAGGTAATGTCGCCAGCGTTTGGGTGGACGAAACCCGCCCGCTGCTTCAGGGCGGCAGGCTGACGGCGTGGGAATTAGGGGAACTGGGCATTCCTTACCAGCTGATTTGCGATTCCATGGCCGCCAGCCTGATGGCGAAAAAGCAGGTGGACGCCATTTGGGTGGGCGCGGACCGCATCGCCGCGAACGGTGACGTGGCCAACAAGATCGGCACATACAGCCTGGCCGTGCTGGCGCATTACCACAGTATTCCGTTCTACGTTGCCGCCCCGCACACCACGCTCGACAGAAACTGCCCGAACGGTGAAGCCATTCCGATTGAGCAGCGTGCCGCCAGGGAAGTGACCGGCGTAGCGGGCAGCTTTGGCAGCGTGCAGTGGGCGCCCGAAAACGCAAGCGTGTATAACCCGGCGTTTGATGTCACCCCGGCAGAATTAATTAGCGGCTGGATTTTGGATACGGGCGTGGTGACGCCGGAACAGGTTCGGGATGGCGTATTTTTGCCGAAGAAATAA
- a CDS encoding sugar ABC transporter substrate-binding protein, with product MKKLTTSLLALSLLAALPGHAATPSPVPEKIAAHDGPIRIAVIRNLGSDDNTTQFVAGAVQQAKKLGFKVSTFLSNGDDARFQDFVNQAISQKYDGIILSQGRDPYSTELVKKAVAAGIAVSVFDTAVNGTIPGVTVTQQDDASLTSLSFGQLVKDFNGKANIIKLWVAGFPPMERRQAAYQELLKANPGIKELESIGAVSSDVQGDTANKVGAVLAKYPKGKIDAIWGTWDAFSQGAYKALQENGRTEIKLYSIDVSNQDIQLMREANSPWKVSVAVDPKLIGATNVRLVAYKIAGEQTPATYDFKAAAIPQALLASQPGPVNVTSLGKIIPGWGQTDDFIAPWFATLEAKNK from the coding sequence ATGAAAAAACTGACTACTTCACTGCTGGCGCTTAGCCTGCTTGCCGCTCTGCCGGGCCACGCCGCTACGCCATCGCCGGTGCCGGAAAAAATCGCCGCCCACGACGGCCCAATCCGCATCGCCGTGATCCGCAACCTGGGCTCCGACGACAACACCACGCAGTTTGTCGCCGGCGCAGTTCAACAGGCTAAAAAGCTGGGCTTCAAGGTCAGCACGTTCCTGAGCAACGGCGACGACGCCCGCTTCCAGGACTTTGTGAACCAGGCGATCAGCCAGAAGTATGACGGGATTATTCTTTCTCAGGGTCGCGATCCTTACTCCACCGAACTGGTGAAAAAAGCCGTGGCCGCAGGCATTGCGGTGTCGGTCTTTGATACCGCCGTAAACGGCACCATTCCCGGCGTGACCGTCACCCAGCAGGACGACGCCTCGCTGACCAGCCTCTCCTTCGGCCAGTTGGTCAAAGACTTCAACGGCAAAGCCAACATTATCAAGCTGTGGGTGGCCGGTTTCCCTCCAATGGAACGCCGCCAGGCCGCCTATCAGGAACTGCTGAAAGCCAATCCGGGCATTAAAGAGCTGGAGTCCATCGGCGCGGTTTCTTCTGACGTGCAGGGCGACACCGCCAACAAAGTGGGCGCGGTGCTGGCGAAGTACCCGAAAGGCAAAATCGACGCTATCTGGGGCACCTGGGATGCCTTCAGCCAGGGCGCCTATAAAGCGCTGCAGGAAAACGGCCGCACCGAAATTAAGCTCTACAGCATCGATGTTTCGAACCAGGACATCCAGCTGATGCGCGAAGCCAACAGCCCGTGGAAAGTGAGCGTGGCGGTCGATCCGAAGCTGATTGGCGCCACAAACGTGCGCCTGGTGGCCTACAAGATCGCCGGGGAGCAAACGCCTGCAACCTATGACTTTAAAGCCGCAGCCATTCCTCAGGCGCTGCTGGCCAGCCAGCCTGGCCCGGTCAACGTCACTTCGCTGGGCAAAATCATTCCAGGCTGGGGCCAGACCGACGACTTTATCGCGCCGTGGTTCGCCACGCTCGAAGCGAAAAATAAATAA
- a CDS encoding LVIVD repeat-containing protein → MALPQPEYSRNMRLIGHSDQGGKPDGVQLMVHRGYAYIGHMVSQGFSIVDVRDPKNPKAAGFVPAPPGTWNIHLQAHDDLLLVINARDLFADVRFADEKVYYTKSVGETVRDVQDKGWSAGLRIFDISTPDKPKEISFLSLSGIGIHRCWYVGGRWAYVSALIDGFSDYIFLTIDLADPRNPQVAGNWWLPGMNTAAGEQPTWPEGKRYALHHAIISGDTAYASWRDGGLTLLDVSDRAQPQLISHRNWSPPFGGGTHTALPLPNRDLLVVLDEAVLDNQEDGEKLIWLFDIRDPSNPVSISTFPQPDEIDYVAKGAHFGPHNLHENRPGSFISDTLIFATYQNAGVRAYDISNPYRPVETGALVPAAPEKMMDTRPGRPQVIQSCDVFVDAQGIVYSTDYNGGLSIIEYLG, encoded by the coding sequence ATGGCACTGCCACAACCCGAATACAGCCGCAATATGCGGCTGATCGGCCATAGCGATCAGGGGGGAAAACCGGACGGCGTGCAGTTGATGGTGCACCGGGGCTATGCGTATATCGGCCATATGGTGTCGCAGGGCTTTTCGATTGTTGACGTCCGCGATCCTAAAAACCCAAAAGCGGCGGGCTTCGTGCCCGCGCCGCCGGGTACCTGGAATATTCACCTGCAGGCGCACGACGATCTGCTGCTGGTGATTAACGCCCGGGATCTGTTCGCCGACGTGCGTTTCGCCGATGAGAAGGTTTACTACACCAAATCGGTTGGCGAAACGGTCCGCGACGTGCAGGACAAAGGCTGGAGCGCCGGGTTACGCATTTTCGATATCTCCACGCCAGATAAGCCCAAAGAAATCAGCTTTCTGTCACTGAGCGGTATCGGCATCCACCGCTGCTGGTACGTGGGCGGCCGCTGGGCCTATGTATCCGCACTGATCGATGGGTTTAGCGATTATATCTTCCTGACTATCGACCTCGCCGACCCGCGCAATCCGCAGGTGGCAGGTAACTGGTGGCTGCCGGGCATGAACACCGCCGCGGGTGAGCAGCCCACCTGGCCGGAAGGCAAACGCTATGCGCTTCACCACGCGATTATCAGCGGCGACACGGCGTATGCCAGCTGGCGCGACGGCGGCCTGACGCTGTTGGACGTTTCCGACCGTGCGCAGCCGCAGCTCATCAGCCACCGCAACTGGAGCCCGCCGTTTGGCGGAGGCACCCATACGGCGCTGCCGCTACCAAATCGCGATCTGTTGGTGGTGCTTGACGAAGCGGTGCTGGACAATCAGGAGGACGGCGAGAAGCTGATTTGGCTGTTCGATATTCGCGACCCGTCAAACCCGGTCAGTATCTCCACCTTCCCACAGCCGGATGAGATTGATTATGTGGCGAAAGGCGCGCACTTCGGCCCGCATAACCTGCATGAGAACCGCCCCGGCAGTTTTATCAGCGATACGCTGATTTTCGCGACGTATCAGAATGCTGGCGTGCGAGCCTACGATATTTCGAACCCGTACCGCCCGGTAGAAACGGGGGCGCTGGTACCTGCCGCCCCGGAAAAAATGATGGATACTCGCCCTGGCCGCCCGCAGGTGATCCAGTCCTGTGATGTATTTGTCGACGCTCAGGGGATTGTGTACAGCACGGATTATAACGGCGGGTTGTCGATTATTGAGTATTTGGGGTAG